The genomic region CTGCTGATCGACTGCGGCCCTGACACCCTGCTGCGCTATGAAGCCTGCTATCAGCGGCTGCCCGAAGCACTCTTCATCACCCACTGCCACTTCGACCACATCGGCGGCCTGGAGACGCTCTTCTACCGCGCCACCTTCGCACCTGAACCACGGGAGATCCGGCTGTTCGTTCCGGTGACCCTGCTGACCACCCTGCACCATCGGCTGGCAGCCGGCGTCAGTTGCCTGGCCGAAGGGGGCGTCAACTTCTGGGATTCATTCAGGCTGATTCCGGTCGATACCGGCTTCTGGTTGAAGCACAACCACTATCGGGTCTTTCCTGCCCGCCACCATCTGCCCGACAGCGCCTTTGGCCTGGCTCTGCCGGGTCAGTTCTTCTACAGTGGCGACACCCGGCCGATTCCGGAGCAACTGCTGCTACATGCCAGTCAGGGAGAAGTGATCCTGCATGATGCCCGTGTCACCGGCAATCCATCTCACAGCGGTCTCGATGACCTGCTGCGCGAATACGATGCCGCACAGCGTGGCCGCATGGTGATTTATCACCATCTGCCCGGTGACGAACCACTGTTTGAAAGCGCTGGATTCGCCGTGGCCAGCCCGTTTCGAAAGATAACCCTTGGCGCAGGCCACGTCCGGTAGACGTGAAACGAAGAAGAGATCGGAATTGGTCGGGACGACAGGATTTGAACCTGCGACCACCACACCCCCAGTGTGGTGCGCTACCAAGCTGCGCTACGCCCCGATACTCGGCATCACGGGCCCAAGGGCCTGCAAAGGCGCGAACTATAGCCGAAAGCAGCTGTTGACGAAAGGCTTGCGGCACCTCTGAAGCCGTGGATTCACTCACCGCCCTGGATGTCAGTTGCGTGAACAACCGCCCCGACCACCAACTCGATCCACCGGTTCTGTTCATCGAGCAACCCAACCGCCACGGCGGCAAGATCGGCCATGCGATCCTGAATGCCGAGCGCACCCTCAATGCGCTGTCGCTGCCGATGATCGAACTGCTCGACCAGCAGCTGCGGCGATGGGCCGAAGATCCTGAACTGATTCTGGTGGTGCTGAAGGGTGCCGGCCAGCGCGCTTTCTGTGCCGGCGGCGATGTGGTCGAACTCCATCGCAGCATGATCGCCCACCCCGACGGACCCAATCCCTACGCCGAAGCGTTCTTCAGCCGCGAATACCGGCTCGATCACCTGCTGCACCGCTATCCAAAACCGCTGCTGTGCTGGGGATCCGGCATCGTCATGGGGGGTGGATGGGGATTGATGGCCGGTTGCAGCCACCGGGTGGTCACGCCCGACTCACGCCTGGCCATGCCGGAAATCCGCATCGGCCTCTATCCCGACGCCGGCGCCAGTTGGTTTCTCGGGCAACTGCCCAGGCAGATCAGCCTGTTTCTCGGTTTGACCGGCGCCCCGCTCAATGCCAGCGATGCGCGGCTGCTTGGTGTGGCCGATCACCTGCTCAGCCGTGAAAACCAGGTCGAGGTCGAACAGCGCCTGCAACAGACGCAGTGGAACCAGGAGAGCACCAGCAACCACCAGCACTTGAGTGCGCTGCTCGCAGAGATCGCTGGAAAGCAATCTGCCCAGCCACCTGAATCAGCAACCGAAAAACACCAGAGCCTCATTCATGAAACCTGCGCGGCCACTGAGTTGGCCGCTGTCGTGGAGGCCATCCTGGAACTGCCACAGCATGATCCATGGCTTGCCGGCGCGGTGAAAAATCTGCGAGAAGGGTCGATGATTTCGGCGCTGCTCACTTGGCACCAGTTGCGCGAACAGCCGCCTGCTTCACTGGCTGGGGCGTTCCGACAGGAGTTGGTGCTGTCACTACAGTGCGCCTGTCAGCACGAATTCACCGAAGGAGTGCGCGCCCGGCTGGTCGAACGTGATCAACGGCCAAAGTGGCGCTATCCTTCTATTCGCGCGCTGCCTGACCGACTGCTCGAAAGTTTTACTGAAGCGCCGTGGCCGGATGGCAGACATCCGCTGGCCGATCTGAACTAGAGGTGACGAGAACGAAGATGGGGGAAAAATAAAAGGGGCGCCCATCCAGTACGCCCCTTTTATCCAGCCTAACAACCCTGTCGGCTCAGTTCCGTTGCAACCTCCCTATTTGTGCATCCTGCATTGCGCCTCCTGCATTGCTTCCATGCGGGAGCAAATCTAGCAAAACCCTGTGGCTTTGAATCACCCCGCTCAAGCAAAAAGCGCAGACGACAGCGCTGAAGAATATAAAATAAATATTGTTATCAATCTATTAAGAATAATTTGACGCATTGGTCAGCAAATTTTTAAGAAGAGACCGCCGACGATTTGAGACATCTCTTAGAAAAAAGATGCCGATATCGCAGGCCGTGCTCCCACTTCACGGTGGCAGATTGCCTCCTCACCGACCATCGGGCACACTGCGAGGGCCGGATTGAAACGGACCACACCCATCATCAAGCTTTTCAAGGAGTCCTCATGGCCAATCTCTTTGCGGACAACAGCCTGTCGATCGGCAATACCCCGATGGTCAAGTTGAATCGCGTGACCCAAGGCAGCGTGTACGCCAAGATCGAAGGGCGGAATCCCGCCTACTCGGTCAAGTGCCGGATCGGCGCGTCGATGGTGTGGGATGCGGAAAAATCAGGCCGACTGAAGCCGGGCATGGAACTGGTCGAACCCACCAGCGGCAACACCGGCATCGCACTCGCCTATGTCGCTGCGGCCAGAGGCTATGGACTGACCCTGACGATGCCCTCAAGCTTCTCTCTGGAGCGTCGCAAGATCATGCGTGCGCTTGGCGCCAAGCTGATATTGACCGACCCATCCAAGGGGATGAACGGTGCCATCGTCAAGGCGCAGGAGATCGCCCAGAGCAACCCCGACCGCTACTTGCTGTTGCAGCAGTTCGAGAATCCGGCCAACCCTGCCATCCATGAACAGACCACAGGTCCAGAAATCTGGCGCGACACCGATGGCAAAATCGACATCCTGGTCGCAGGCGTTGGCACCGGCGGGACCTTGACCGGCGTTTCACGCTACATCAAGCAGACCCAGGGCAAACCGATCACCACCGTGGCCGTGGAGCCCCTTGACTCCTCCGTGATCAAAAACACCCTCGAAGGCAAGGCACCCGCCCACAAGCCTCACAAAATTCAGGGCATCGGGGCAGGTTTCGTGCCGAAAAATCTCGATCTCGGTCTGGTCGATCAGGTCGAACAGGTCAGCAATGACGAGGCGATCGCCTTCGCCCACCGCCTGATGCGCGAAGAAGGCATTCTGGCAGGCATCTCCTGTGGCGCCGCTGCCGCCGCAGCAGCCCGCGTCGCCGCACAGCCCCAGCATCAGGGCAAATGTATCGTGGTGATCCTGCCCGACTCGGCGGAGCGCTATCTGTCGAGCGCACTCTTCGAAGGGCTGTTCACCGAGGCCGAACTGCAGCAATGAAGCACAAGCCATTGCAGGGGCGGCGCTGACAACAATCAGCCGCTCACTCTGCCGTTTTGGCCTGTGCCTGCAGCAGACCGTAAAGCTGATCCTTCAGCCACAGGCGTTCACGCTTGAGGCCTTCGATGTAGCCATCCGAGCTGACTTCGATGCCGGTCTCGATGCGTCGCACCTCCCGGTCAACATCGTGGTAGCGTTCGAACAGCCTGGCGAAGTGCGCATCATTCATTTTCAGACGATGGATCGCTTCGCGGTATTCAGGCAATTCGTGAATCAAATCATGCTTGTCCATCTTCACCCCTTCTGCTGCGTCGGCTCATCTTCTCATACCCTCGAGGCGGCACCATGACCTGCATCAAGCAACAGCGACACCCCGATGGCGATTGCGATCGTCCGTACCCTCTCAGACAAGCGGGCATCTGCCGCAGTCAAGCGACTCTCGGCAGAGGGCAATCGAATCAATGCAGAGTGCGAGGTTCCAGATCGTCATCGGCACCCTGATCAAGATGAGCAGAGAACGAATGGGCTCTGCCGATGAGCTGGATTCCAGCCTGGATCATCGCCTTGGCGATTTCGACATGGGAGGAATTCAGATAGGAGATGGCCTCATCGGAGAAGCGCAGCTGGATCAGCGGATCACCCGCGCCATCACTGCGCTGCAGCACCACTTCACCATCGGCGAGCTCGACAATTTCCAGAAAGGTTGCGGCCATCTATCACTCCTGCTTCAGGGAGCCTTGAAAATACCCCCCGAAGCGCACCGCTGTCAACGCAACCGCCTTGTTACCACTGCGCCATGCCTTGCCGCTGCCGCTCTATCAACTCCATGGCCGCACTCAACCAGCTCGCGCATTCAGCGACAGTGGGCAGAACGGCCCGCTGTTCAGCAAGCTCTTGCAGATCAAGCAAGGTCATGTGCGATTCCAGGCCATTCCGTGCCGGCTCGCTGTTGACGCCAATCCCCTCGCTGCACGCATGGTAAAAAACAGCGAGGCGCTTCAGCCAGGAGTCGCCACGCGATGCAAGAATTCGCAGCTCACTGATTTCCGGTGAGGCTCCACACCGCTCGGCCAGCAGTGACAGCATCGATTCAAGATCCGGCGCAGGCAGCGGATCAATCTTGTAAAAACCCGCCACTTCAATCAGATGGCAGCGCACCGCACCAGTCAGATGAAAAGCAAAGGATTCGCTGTAGGCAACCCGCCGCGACAGCAGGTCGGTGGCGGAGAGTCCCGCCATCTTTTCGAGTTCACGCAGATGGATGCGTGCAAAATGGAGCTTCTGGCCAACCCGCCTGGGCAACGCATCGTTCATGCATGGACCTCAGCTTCGATTGCCCCGCACGGTGCGCACACCCGATTCAATGCTCGTTTTTCATGGATGCGAAACTGGGTGCAGCCGGCATGGCTGGTGCGATGAAACAACATTCGGCAAAAGCGCGACCGGCGGCCAATCACTCTTTCAACTGGAGCAGAAGCTGTTCCAGTTCCGCGATCATCTGACGCACCAACTGCCGGTATTGTGTCTCTTCATGCTTGGCTTCATCACCTGACAGCCGCTGACGTGCGCCGCCGATGGTATAGCCCTGATCGTAGAGCAGGCTGCGAATCTGCCTGATCAGCAGCACCTCCTGCCGCTGGTAGTAACGGCGGTTGCCGCGCCGCTTGACTGGATTGAGCTGCGGGAATTCCTGCTCCCAGTAACGCAGCACATGGGGTTTGACGTCACACAGTTCACTCACTTCACCGATGGTGAAGTACTTTTTTCCGGGAATGACCGGCAACTCATTGTTTTGGCTTGGTTCCAACATAGTTTTCGACACGCGCCTTCAGTTTTTGCCCCGGACGAAAGGTGACCACCCGGCGTGCAGTGATCGGAATCTCTTCACCGGTCTTCGGATTTCGTCCAGGTCGCCGATTCTTGTCTCGCAACTCGAAGTTGCCAAATCCAGACAACTTGACGTGCTCGTTTGACTCAAGACAGAGTTTGATCTCTTCGAAGAAGAGTTCAACGATCTCCTTCGCTTCACGTTTGTTGAGCCCCACCTCTTCAAACAGGCGTTCAGCCATCTC from Pseudomonadales bacterium harbors:
- a CDS encoding MBL fold metallo-hydrolase, yielding MGTGPAGGSELGSSACVIEESGQPQLLIDCGPDTLLRYEACYQRLPEALFITHCHFDHIGGLETLFYRATFAPEPREIRLFVPVTLLTTLHHRLAAGVSCLAEGGVNFWDSFRLIPVDTGFWLKHNHYRVFPARHHLPDSAFGLALPGQFFYSGDTRPIPEQLLLHASQGEVILHDARVTGNPSHSGLDDLLREYDAAQRGRMVIYHHLPGDEPLFESAGFAVASPFRKITLGAGHVR
- a CDS encoding enoyl-CoA hydratase/isomerase family protein, which codes for MNNRPDHQLDPPVLFIEQPNRHGGKIGHAILNAERTLNALSLPMIELLDQQLRRWAEDPELILVVLKGAGQRAFCAGGDVVELHRSMIAHPDGPNPYAEAFFSREYRLDHLLHRYPKPLLCWGSGIVMGGGWGLMAGCSHRVVTPDSRLAMPEIRIGLYPDAGASWFLGQLPRQISLFLGLTGAPLNASDARLLGVADHLLSRENQVEVEQRLQQTQWNQESTSNHQHLSALLAEIAGKQSAQPPESATEKHQSLIHETCAATELAAVVEAILELPQHDPWLAGAVKNLREGSMISALLTWHQLREQPPASLAGAFRQELVLSLQCACQHEFTEGVRARLVERDQRPKWRYPSIRALPDRLLESFTEAPWPDGRHPLADLN
- the cysK gene encoding cysteine synthase A, with translation MANLFADNSLSIGNTPMVKLNRVTQGSVYAKIEGRNPAYSVKCRIGASMVWDAEKSGRLKPGMELVEPTSGNTGIALAYVAAARGYGLTLTMPSSFSLERRKIMRALGAKLILTDPSKGMNGAIVKAQEIAQSNPDRYLLLQQFENPANPAIHEQTTGPEIWRDTDGKIDILVAGVGTGGTLTGVSRYIKQTQGKPITTVAVEPLDSSVIKNTLEGKAPAHKPHKIQGIGAGFVPKNLDLGLVDQVEQVSNDEAIAFAHRLMREEGILAGISCGAAAAAAARVAAQPQHQGKCIVVILPDSAERYLSSALFEGLFTEAELQQ
- a CDS encoding YdcH family protein, which gives rise to MKMDKHDLIHELPEYREAIHRLKMNDAHFARLFERYHDVDREVRRIETGIEVSSDGYIEGLKRERLWLKDQLYGLLQAQAKTAE
- a CDS encoding MerR family transcriptional regulator, whose translation is MLEPSQNNELPVIPGKKYFTIGEVSELCDVKPHVLRYWEQEFPQLNPVKRRGNRRYYQRQEVLLIRQIRSLLYDQGYTIGGARQRLSGDEAKHEETQYRQLVRQMIAELEQLLLQLKE
- the ihfA gene encoding integration host factor subunit alpha — its product is MESRVLTKAEMAERLFEEVGLNKREAKEIVELFFEEIKLCLESNEHVKLSGFGNFELRDKNRRPGRNPKTGEEIPITARRVVTFRPGQKLKARVENYVGTKPKQ